In Labrus bergylta chromosome 6, fLabBer1.1, whole genome shotgun sequence, the following proteins share a genomic window:
- the LOC136179487 gene encoding interferon-induced protein with tetratricopeptide repeats 1-like has translation MFVFLFSISAAQSQTTLESLQCHFTWDLDRKRSILLLLRDKVEDIRTEDGNRWLGHSYNLWGFIQYKLGLNEEAKSLFQKAAETLNKLRDADEGPWLVVNYGNLAWLHHHLGDLEESQAYLSKVDALMEKYPSPSQDDLHPEIYAEKAWTLMFLGEDKKLVVDYYEKAARMQPDMVDWNTSYVIWLKNAQNFSDTMLDPDLLEKMRQAKERDPENLYLAVLYLDQRADEGENIRDEVRELAGNVSTLCCNNSGMWALLNLYIKYISVDDAIDLAEKVLKEHPDVRYLKRLVAFCYRSKIVYKSRNYPDPEQSMMDRAIALHEELISLYPHSSLKKEIDLAAIYAKSRHSKAKAEQIFQKLLKNEPPEPSDKQMLYNKYANYLACDRKAYHRSTQYHMKAAAIPEKSYFRKKSIGTLERNKDREIEEFLRNLQEPRQ, from the coding sequence atgtttgtttttttattctccatcagtgctgctcagagtcaaaccacactggagtccctgcagtgccactTCACCTGGGACCTGGACCGCAAAAGGTCAATACTATTACTTCTCAGAGACAAGGTGGAAGACATCCGCACCGAGGACGGAAATCGATGGCTGGGCCACAGttacaacctgtgggggttcattcagtataagctggggttaaatgaagaggctaaGAGTTTGTTtcagaaggctgcagagaccctcaacaagctgagagacgcagatgagggtccttggttagtggtgaactacgggaacctggcctggctgcaccaccacctgggagatctagaggagagtcaggcttacctgtcaaaggttgatgccctgatggaaaaatacccatctccatcccaggacgacctccatccagagatatacgctgaaaaggcctggaccctgatgttcttaggagaggataagaagctggttgttgattactacgagaaagctgccaggatgcagccggacatggtggattggaacaccagctatgtcatatggttaaagaacgcccaaaacttcagtgacacaatgctggaccctgacctcttggagaaaatgagacaagccaaggaacgggatccagagaacttgtacctCGCTGTGCTCTACCTTGACcaacgtgctgatgaaggagaaaacattcgagatgaagtccgtgagttggctggaaatgtgagcactctgtgctgcaataacagtggcatgtgggccttactaaacctttacataaaatacatatcagttgATGACGCTATTGATTTGGCAGAGaaagttctgaaagaacatccagatgtgcgTTATCTGAAAAGATTAGTTGCGTTCTGCTACAGATCGAAGATAGTTTATAAAAGCAGAAATTACCCTGatccagaacaaagcatgatggacagagcaatcgctctccacgaggagctgatctctctttaccctcactcttcactcaaaaagGAAATAGACCTCGCAGCTATCTATGCAAAGTCACgtcacagcaaggccaaagctgagcagatatttcagaaactgctcaaaaatgaaCCACCAGaaccttcagacaaacagatgctttacaacAAATATGCAAATTACTTAGCCTGTGATCGAAAAGCCTACCACAGGTCGACacagtatcacatgaaggcagcagcaataccaGAAAAATCCTACTTCCGTAAGAAAAGCATCGGAACCCTGGAGAggaataaagacagagaaattgaggagtttctcagaaacctgcaagagccaaggcagtaa